The genomic DNA CCGCAAGGGCGAGACGTAGCGGCCTAGCGGCTCCGGAATCCGGATCGCCTCAGGTCATCTGTTTGAAGCGACCCGTATCTATGGCCTGCCTACGTCAGTACTGGATGTCGAGGGCGTAGCGCAGAGCCCGATCCATCATGGCCCTCTTGAACTCGCCAAGCCGTCCCACCGGACTTGAGTCGAGATACGAGATCGGGACGGTGATGAGGCTGTCGCAGTTGACTGCACAGGGTTCGGGTAGTCCTTCGTCTGGACCTACCTCTACTTCCGACCTGATACCCCGCACGGTACGGGTGATGGGCGCGCACGTGACAGAGGTGAGCACCGCGGCCGCTGCGTTCCGCGTAACCACGCACACGGGCCGCCTTCCGGCAGGTGGACCGAGATCTGCCCAGTAGATCTCGTTTCTCAAAACCACCTACCACTCGGGGACAGTGCGGGCTGCTAGCCGTGCCGCTGATCGTACGAGCGCCGGATCCGGAGGTAGGCGTCGGTAGGCCTCGGCCAGTTCGCGGTCGGCGGCCGCAGCTTCCTCGGCTGCGATAACCGCTCGTGCTCCACGGCGCAGGAGTTCGGAACGGTTGGTGCCCGATGCCTTGGCCAAGCGGTCTAGTTGGTCCACGAGGTTGTCATCGAGCTGTACCAGAACTTCACGGCGGGCCATGCACCATATGGTAATACATATGGGCTCGCATGGAAGCTGTGGTGGAGTCGGTCTTCCGGGTGAGCGGCTCGGCGAGCGGCAGCGGCGATGGCTGGAAGACCTACTCGGCGGACGCGAACAGGGCTAGCCGGCGGCTGCGTCGAAGATCATCTGCTTGAAGCGGTCTGTGTCTATGGCCTTGACTACCTCGACGTT from bacterium includes the following:
- a CDS encoding type II toxin-antitoxin system PemK/MazF family toxin, with the translated sequence MRNEIYWADLGPPAGRRPVCVVTRNAAAAVLTSVTCAPITRTVRGIRSEVEVGPDEGLPEPCAVNCDSLITVPISYLDSSPVGRLGEFKRAMMDRALRYALDIQY
- a CDS encoding ribbon-helix-helix protein, CopG family, whose amino-acid sequence is MARREVLVQLDDNLVDQLDRLAKASGTNRSELLRRGARAVIAAEEAAAADRELAEAYRRLPPDPALVRSAARLAARTVPEW